A genome region from Arachis duranensis cultivar V14167 chromosome 8, aradu.V14167.gnm2.J7QH, whole genome shotgun sequence includes the following:
- the LOC107462678 gene encoding protein SAWADEE HOMEODOMAIN HOMOLOG 2, translating to MGRPPSNGGPAFRFTSSEVAEMETILHEHNNAMPARDVLAAIAEKFSESPGRCKDKITVQMRQVWNWFQNKRYAIRAKLNKSLVKLDITPMTKASSAVVKNIHQPTAATIPTASGKVTQESSATEFEAKSGRDRAWYDVANFIMHRYLESGDPEVLVRFSGFGPAEDEWVNVRKNVRPRSLPCESAECVAVLPGDLILCFQEGKEQALYFDAHVLDAQRRRHDVRGCRCRFLVRYDHDQSEEIVQLRKICRRPETDFRLQQLHAVPEMKSGIDPAPVHAVRVTTSAESQKQQNANTPMSTLAQSISKVETSSDVTAGSVFPVSAATFATNVASSSVHGASSHSMAEGK from the exons ATTTTGCATGAGCACAATAATGCAATGCCGGCACGCGATGTTCTTGCTGCTATTGCAGAGAAGTTCAG TGAATCACCGGGTCGTTGTAAAGACAAGATTACTGTTCAGATGAGACAA GTGTGGAATTGGTTTCAAAATAAGCGATATGCTATAAGGGCAAAATTAAACAAGTCTCTAGTAAAGTTAGATATCACACCAATGACCAAGGCCAGTTCAGCCGTGGTAAAGAATATTCATCAACCAACAGCCGCTACAATTCCAACTGCTTCAG GAAAAGTTACTCAAGAAAGCTCAGCCACGGAATTTGAAGCTAAATCTGGAAGGGATAGAGCATG GTATGACGTTGCTAACTTTATAATGCACAGATATTTGGAGAGCGGTGATCCG GAAGTGCTGGTAAGATTTTCTGGTTTTGGACCTGCGGAAGATGAGTGGGTAAATGTCCGAAAGAATGTCAGGCCACGCTCTCTGCCATGTGAATCAGCAGAATGTGTTGCAGTCCTTCCTGGGGATCTTATACTATGTTTTCAG GAAGGTAAAGAACAGGCCCTTTATTTTGATGCCCATGTACTTGATGCTCAAAGGCGGAGGCATGATGTAAGAGGTTGCCGTTGTAGATTTTTGGTTCGTTATGATCATGATCAGTCAGag GAAATTGTGCAACTTAGGAAGATTTGTCGCAGGCCGGAAACCGATTTCAGGTTACAACAGCTTCATGCCGTGCCGGAGATGAAGAGTGGCATCGATCCAGCACCTGTTCATGCTGTCAGGGTTACTACTTCGGCCGAATCACAGAAACAACAGAATGCAAACACTCCAATGTCAACATTAGCACAAAGTATAAGTAAAGTCGAAACATCTAGTGATGTTACGGCAGGAAGCGTGTTCCCGGTCAGTGCTGCTACATTCGCAACCAACGTTGCTTCAAGCAGTGTTCATGGTGCCTCTAGTCACAGCATGGCCGAAGGAAAATAA